The genomic window GGTTTGCAGCAGATTTACAGGACCGACAATTATATCAACAGATTGGTACGCCTGGCCACTGTATTGCCATGGGTGCCATTATTGATAATGCCATAtactgttttaatgttttacGATAATGATAAGGATTTGAACAGATAATTACTTCCCCACATTTTCACAGATaagaggtacatgtatatatatatctgtttccCCACATTCGATATGTAGCACAGATAAATGACTACAGGTAAAGCACAGGTAAAATTAATATGGTACAGACTATCATTGGTTTCCCATTGTTCTCCTATATCAACACTTTCCTGTGAACTTTAAGATGTGGACAAATGAAGAACACCCCGTTTCTATGGATTGGTCTCCTGAGACATTTCATTGTTAGTTTTTTTCCGTCAGTATTCAACATCTGTTACACAATCGTTATAATATCACAAGGATACTGTAATGTAGGCatggtgttatattgtaatacacaATCAGACAGGTATGGTGTTACATTGTGGTACACAATCAGACAGGtatggtgttacattgtagtacacaATCAGATAGGTATGGTGTTATATTGTGGTACACAATCAGACAGGTATGGTGTTACATCGTGGTACACAATCAGACAGGTATGGTGTTATATTGTGGTACACAATCAGACAAGTATGGTGTTATATTGTGGTACACAATCAGACAGGTATGGTGTTATATTGTAGTACACAATCAGACAGGtatggtgttacattgtagtacacaATCAGACAGGTATGGTGTTATATTGTGGTACACAATCAGATAGGtatggtgttacattgtagtacacaATCACACAGGTATGGTGTTATATTGTAGTACACAATCAGATAGGTATGGTGTTATATTGTAGTACACAATCAGACAGGTATGGTGTTACACTGTGGTACACAATCAGACAGGTATGGTGTTACATTGGGGTACACAATCACACAGGTATGGTGTTACATTAGGGGTACACAATCAGATAGGTATGGTGTTATATTGTAGTACACAATCAGACAGGtatggtgttacattgtagtacacaATCAGATGGTATGGTGttacactgtagtacacaatCAGACAGGTATGGTGTTATATTGTAGTACACAATCAGACAAGTATGGTGTTATATTGTAGTACACAATCAGACAGGTATGGTGTTATATTGTAGTACACCATCAGACAGGTATGGTGTTACATTGTGGTACACAATCAGACAGGtatggtgttacattgtagtacacaATCAGATAGGTATGGTGTTATATTGTAGTACACAATCAGACAGGTATGGTGTTATATTGTGGTACACAATCAGACAGGtatggtgttacattgtagtacacaATCACACAGGTATGGTGTTACTTTGTGGTACACAATCAGACAGGTATGGTGTTATATTGTAGTACACCATCAGACAGGTCGGGTGTTACATGGTGTTACATGGTGTTACATGGTGTTAGTCTGTGGTACACAATCAGACGGGTGTTGTGTTACAATGAATTAAGTATAGTCTTGTCAAGCACAAGCCGAGAACTTTCAAAAACAGCTCGGACGTTTATTTCCATCAGCAAAAGGCTAGATATGTTAGGGTGTTTTAATAGTTGTAAAGAGCTGCCGTTAAAGTACATGTGTACTTTGGTCGGGTAGGGCATTTCCCGTCAATGCTTAATTTCACAAATTGAATATAGTGATAAAAGATGACAATGAAATGCGGGTGAGGCTAATCTACCCTTTTAACTCCTGACGTCATCTAGCTTAATACCACCGAGCCGGTATCTAGGTATGTATCTATGTAGGAAGACATTTCAGGTCCAGCAGTACGAACGATGCTACAATTGGCCAGTGTCCTGCCCACAAGAACTTCGGTCGACTAATTTGTCAGGCTATCTGTTGAGGTTGTATTAACCTTCTGGATCCCAGACCAGTAACATGTCTAAATATGGCCTTTTATCGGCGTGTCCCCCTAATCACACAATCTCGGGATTTACTGAGATCATTTTATCATAATGGTATTCTGGGAGTGTTTGCTTCTCTCGGGCGCTCTGATAAATCTGTCAGTAAGATTGACATTACTGGAAGTACGCCTAAATAATATTATTACCGTATAAGTTCATGATGATATTCGACGCTCACAATTGAAATATAGCCCGAAGTGAATCGTCTGTAATCTGTATTCTGACCATGATTGTTTTCACTGGATATACTCTTCTTGCTTGTCTCCTAACTGTGTCGGGACGAACTCTTCATTTACCGCACATATTCTCAGGTTTGATATTTCTGATTCTATGGAATACGTCTGATTTTTGTCTTCTTTTTACAGTGATTACATTGAGAAATGCTTGAGTTAAGCATGTGTTTAATTGATAGGTAACGACGATATCACATACAAATAAGATCATAACGCGGGGTCCACAGAACAATTCTACCGTagattcatttatttataacataaatagtaacacaaatgacgaagaagGATACTTTTATTATTCGAATTCACAATCTACGGCATCTAATTGCCAAGACAGAAATACTCTTAGCACTTgaaatggcgcagtgatggtctTCCCGATGTCCGGATATGAACATAGTGACAaatcgtctattagatgatatgaatacctggatcgcaatgtatacACATAATGCATTTATTCAACACAGTACGACTACGACACGAAATTATAATATTTAGATGCGgatcaacaaaacatttacacaCAGTGTATACGATCCATTGTGTTAAGAATTAGATACATATGtattcatttaagcattgaactgtttttgtatggtatttatgatctatttgaatggcagagctttgcaagcaaacaacgCACATTatgtatttatgatctatttgaatggcaaagctctggcattcacGTAGAacataaatatcatacaaaaacagttcaatgcttatatttacattccttttacttttttttttattttttaaaagctataattcatttttaaaattcataattcccgcctcaccgacagtcagcagattttttgtcagtcgttTGAACAGCCGGAATatggtcgcgtgctttttggcaaacaaaatagtacaaggaaaattaaaaaaaaaaaccctcaattttgataatcattttattatcaacgtaatgcgcaaatggcatattttttataacaaataatgtagacaaaataataaGTCGTTACACTTAACTGTCCTGGATATGGTAGTTCCGGTTTGggttgtattaatacgctgataagtgtagcgcgtgatggatggcatttaaacgtacatcaatgccagagctctccaacagactatatagtgacaatgccagacaaatgtaaattttcatgtTTATATACCAATTCCACAAATGTAAACGATATCTAATACAACcaattttacatttcattttacatatacataatgtatatgagATGTCTTACATAGCATATGTTCATAAATAAGTCATTGTACATTTTTCATgctgtttgtaaataaaatatcttatatgtaAGAGAAATTATTGTATATCTAAATGAGCTATTTTTTCGAAAAATCTGATCCCCAGAAGTCAGTAGTAATACCTCCAAATTTCAACTTTCTAAGTCTGTCTCTAGACAATTCACAAAAGGTCATTAATAGTTCGAATGTTTTTGTTGAAGCTGAAGGCTCTCCAGAATATGTCCTGCCAAGCCATTTCCACATAAAAGAGTGTACATTTTCTACCTACCTCTTGACATAGAGATCAAAACATATGCTGAGGAAGAAATCAGTTCTGTTTTTAATTCATTAAGTCTCGTTATATAAAAATTCCAGAaagaataaattatttttaagaCATGATGATATGTTTCATTACGTTTTCAAGAGAAATAATTTAACGTTTCAGGAAATCATTTTCACCCAGTTTCACACGGACACTCCGGCCACAGTACACATTTGACCAGTGGGTTATGGCAGTATTTCCTCAATCATTTTGGCCATAGTTCACATTACTCTGGTAGCCAGTCTAACCACAATACACACCACAGCGTTACAACACCACACGTTAACAACACATTTGGGCCAGTGAAACCGGAAATACAACCAACTCTCAGCACGAAAGTACCGGGATTATCAAAACCAGACAGTGGAACACCAGAGGTTGGAACTGACCAATCAGCGACCGTAGCTAGTGTTGATGAACGGGAACGCTTTGACAATTGGAAAAATAAATGGCTGCTGAATCATCTGTCTACCTGTGGCGACCAACCCATAGAGCCTATATTTCCCACCCATAGAATCATCGGGGGAGGACAAGCCGTGGAGGGAAGCTGGCCATGGATGGTGTGTATTTAGGATGAATTGGTTAATTATGCGTTATACGTTTTAAATGATAGGCATGAAACAAATTCCAGAACTTTGTTTGCTAAACTCAGTAGTGATAAAAAAGACGAAGGGAAACCATAGATCCAGCCTAACAAACAACAAATCTCTCGTTGACGGAAACTTTAAAATGGTTTCCGATTGACGTTTGCATGAGCATTTGTTTCTAATTAATGACATACCCGGTAACTGTATTCCTGTAATATATGTGGTCATTTTGTAAACCACTTCGTCAATGTCCTGCGAACAATAAGCGAtcgataataatgataattttaattCTTTTTGAATAAAAGCTGTGATTTTTTAGAGAAAACTCTACCTAATATAGTCAATCAAAACGTGAGATATCCTCTAACAACATCATGACTTTATAATAACAAACTCCAGACATTCCAGTACACATCATTCTATCCTGCCTTCTACGTTAACTCTTGgaataaataaaagataaaatatctgTGACTTTAAACACGGACTCGAATTCTCTAGTTATTTTGAGTATGGTAAACTAAGTCTAAATATCATCTATACAAAGTTAATGTGTAACTGCTGTTCCCTAACATTCGAGTTATTTAGACTCAGTATTGTTGAAAGTCCCTCCTGTATTTGCGAATCTCTTTGTGAAAAAATTCTATCATTTCTTATTTGAAtaccctatacatgtacatcagagGTTTGAATTACTTCAAAATCTGAAACTTAATAACGGCGACagaatatatagatacaaatgtatgtcaTAATTTGATATTCTGGTTCTGTCTCATCAATTCAAcaatgctattttttttctaatcttGCAAAAAGTTATAAAGACCAGTGTTATTATTAAGTAATCTATTAATTCTTTGAGTCTGTTTACAAGtgcgttttttgttttgtttttctgttgtaACTGTAATATTACTCATCACTTACTTATATTGAAGAAAAGAACATTGATAATGCTGTAACAACGTGTGTCCCATCTTCTTGTTACTTTTTggcaaataaatatgtttaaaatgacatGCTACTACTTAAAATGTTACACTTTACAATGCGCCCATTTCAGTGCATACAATATGTACAGTGTTACACTGGCACTATTGTGGAGGATAGCAACGCGAGTCTCGCTTCTCCGCCGTCATGTTATCTCCATCCTTGTGTCATTTTCTAAATGACCTTAGGTCTACAACCAAGACAgcgagaaaatgatatttatttgttaCCAAAACGATGAACAGGTCGATCTATGTGGTCACAGCATTATTCCTGAAAAGTGTTGGTCTCGTATTCGAAATCGTATATTCACTTCATTGTTTATGATAGTTATGCATTGAGTTTATCAAtaagatatacagtatacgtgATTTAAGTTCAGTAGAGATTTTAAGTAAATTGTATCTTAATGCATGTcagatctacattatatatatacatattattttacTTTGCTGTGAACAAATCTGCGACAAACTTTAACATTAAGTTGAATTTGAGTCATATTTTAGTTAAAACAGAATGTGCTTCAATATGTTATTTTACTGGGCTGTAAAAACCACCTCACTGATGGGGACTAGTCTAATTAAACCATCAATTATACATAGACCTTACAAACTATTAAACTGAACACAAATTTGGGTCTATCTGTTTTAAAGGTATCCTTCTTTTCCAAAACAATACGACAACATGTGTGCGCAGGAAGCATCATCGACAACCAATGGATCGTGTCTGCAGCACATTGTTTTAAGGAATTTCAGTAAGTACATTCTCATTTCATTCCCAGTCGGAGTCTGATGGTCTACAACGCTAGTTTCCCCTATAATACCAATTTAAGATCCGTGCTTTTCTCTCCTTACATGGGctgatttaaaatgaaaatcaattGAAGCAAACAGTAAGATTATTATTTGcatttttggaaatatttttaaGTTGATTGAGACAGCGATGTACCGGAAACCGACTGTGATTATGTTTACCCAAATCTTATGTTGCTAGGTTGTTTTTTCGTGGAATACCTGACATCAAGGAAGATCTGGAGGTTCGTGTGGGACTACATAACAACACAGCAGATACTAGGGACCATTACATGCAGATCTATCACGCCGACCACATCCTTCTACATCCTTCATTTAAACTAGAAACACTGGATAACGACATAGCTTTGGTACGACTCGACCGGCCCATTGTATTTAATGAACATGTAAAACAGGTGTGTCTGATCGGACGGGACGCCAAAGGAGAGGACAGCTGTATCATCACAGGATGGGGAAGACAGAAACGTAGGTATCATTGATTATCACCATAGCGATTATGGTGTAGAAAGTAGCATGGATTGCTCAGTCACTCACCACGAAACCAGGGGCCAGTTTCATCAATTTTCCTTAACTTTTAACTTAGTATTTCCCATAAGaaaacaataaatgatttaGGGAGAATTCCTTCTTAAGGGGGTTTCTTAAGTACATTTCCCTTAAATTTCCATAAGTTTAGGTACATCGGTGAAACCGGGACTTGGTATAACATATCCTTATTATCCGTCTTCATACCAAACCATCGTTATTATTTACTGCTTACAGCTATTTACAAAGATTACTATTCCAAATAACCTAACCATATTAAATGTACGTAtgcatgttgtttttttctcagTTATATACCGGTTCCTGAATATCTGAGTATCTCATCAAAATCTTCATATTACAGAAATAATTGGTGATCATTTGGGATAAGGTTACATACGCTTTCTACAGCCCGCCAAGACTATGATGGTCTACGGCAATGGGCGGGGCTGTCAAACGTGTGTGTTCATTAATGTGCTTCTCGCGCTAGCGTCAATCATTGCAAACTTGTCCAATGACATCTCGCCAAACCAAACTGTAACATCCAAAACAACAAACCAGGAGCATCCGTTTCATCGCaactccccctccccctccaccCCATCAGTTTTATTCTAAAGTTGAAGACATGTACTTGCAATGTTACGTAGAACATTTCTCTGTTGTGACCTTGCGTAACTTATCATGCAGTGTCTAGCTAATCGATATTCGACCAGGTATTTGGACAACCCCCTCTGTCTGCCCCTGGATCTGTCATTGCTTGGATTCCAAGCTTTCTTGTCCTAATGACTTTAAGACGGCTCCTGTGGCCATGTTCCTCTATCCTCACAAGATTCTACTGCGAGGTTCTGCTTCAGATGAGACGTCTAGGATCCTGACGTGTCCCTGGTCAACTCCATATTAGCTAGGTGATCTGCATGTCCTCAGTGTCCGTGGTGTCCACTGATTCAATCTTACCAACTTGGTCACATATTTGGTTTCTACGTCTCACGATCTTTGCATGGAGTTAGGCAATATCATGATGGACACATCATTCCTTTACTTGTCCACAATCCAATATAAAACTGGTGATTTTAGCACAACGTCTCATTCGCCGTAAAGCTGGTTCAGGTGTACATGATATGAGCGCTTCTGCCCACCCTGTACCGTAGAGAATTTCTCACGAGATATTTGGTTTACTTATTGTGAAGTGTCCCGATGACTTCACATAGTCATCAGGTTCCTTACATTCATGGTTCAGCGATACACAACCCAGGGAAATGTCGAGTTTTTGACACGCTTTTCTCCCGACCATCATACAGTTTTGGGGGTGGCTCGAATAGCTTCTGTCAGTTGCTGCAAATATAGGTCCCATGTGCTTTGTGTGGAAACATATCAGTGTTGaatttgataaagaaaaaatatttcaatgttgaCTTTTATTGAGAGACATATCAGTGTTGACTTTAATAGAGAAAAATATCAGTGTTGACagttaaagaaaaatatttcaatgttgatttttatagttatttattacatttttaccagtgaaatatcaaaaaattattcattctatgaaagtgatatttttcactagtgaaaaatatcacttttgctgatttgaccaatcaaattaatgattagaaaataccaaaataattgaccaatcagaaagcccgacatatatgttagcacctggacagggggaactactttttttgtttacaaacgtATGCAAACTTttgctgtaggcctagttagcatacggggtaggtttttcgttgataaaaaaatgtaataaacagaatatctaacagcgtcttcagtaataccaaatatattcacgagtggggctaatattttgatatttttcactcgtgctgcgcactcgtgaaaaatatcaaaatattagccccactcgtatTTTTCTATTTCTCTATTTCTCTATATTTCTCTATAAAAGTGAACACTGGTATGTTTCTCTATAAAAGTCAACActgatatataactatatgaaaGTGAACACTGGTGTGTCTCTATAAGATCAACACTGACATTTTCTCTATAAAAGTCAACTTTGATATTTTCAGAGCCGGTTGCTGAACCAGGAGGTTTACCTAAGCTTGACCCATCAGCTTGGCCAAACATCCTTAAACAGGCCGTTATACCTGTTATTGACCAGACAGACTGTAGTGATCTGTACAAGGACAAACTGACAAGTCACATGATCTGTGCCGGCTATCTAGACGGAAGTGTGGATACCTGCAACGTAAGTTTTACATCTCCGCATGTTTATTTACGCGTCTATCTACACAGCACTATATAAATGATGACGCGCCTATCTACACAATCTTATATAAATGACCACGTCTCTATCTACACAATCTTATGTAAATAATCCCGCGCctatctatacaacactatataaATGATGACGCGCctatctatacaacactatataaATGATGACGCGCCTATCTACACAGCACTATATAAATGATGACGCGCctatctatacaacactatataaATGATGACGCACctatctatacaacactatataaATGATGACGCACctatctatacaacactatataaATGATGACGCACctatctatacaacactatataaATGATGACGCGCCTATCTACACAACACTATATAAATGATGACACGCctatctatacaacactatataaATGATAACGCACCTATCTACACAGCACTATATAAATGATGACGCGCctatctatacaacactatataaATGATAACGCACctatctatacaacactatataaATGATAACGCACctatctatacaacactatataaATGATGACGCGCctatctatacaacactatataaATGATGACGCACCTATCTACACAACCTTATATAAATGACCACGTCTATATCTACACAATCTTATATAAATGACCACGTCTCTATCTACACAATCTTATGTAAATTATCAGGTGTCTATCTACACAACCTTATCTAAATGATGACACGCCTATCTACACAACCTGATATAAATAATCCCGCGCCTATCTACACAACACTATATAAATGATGATGCGCCTATCTACACAATCTTATATAAATGACCACGTCTCTATCTACACAATCTTATGTAAATGATCAGGTGTCTATCTACACAACCTTATATAAATAATCACGCGCCTATCTATACAACCTTATATAAATGAAGACACGTCTATCTACACAACCTTATATAAATGATGACGTGTCTATCTACACAACCTTAGATAAATGATGACGTGTCTATCTACACAACCTTATATAAATAATCACTCGCCTATCTATACAACCTTATATAAATGATGACGTGTCTATCTACACAACCTTAGATAAATGATCACGTGCCTATCTACACAACCTGATATAAATAATCCCGCGCCTATCTACACAACCTTATATAAATAATCCCGCGCCTATCTACATAACACTATACAAATGATGACACGCCTAtctatacaacacaatataaatgATGTCGCGCctatctatacaacactatataaATGATGACGCGCCTAtctatacaacacaatacaaatgATGACGCGCCTAtctatacaacacaatataaatgATGACGCGCctatctatacaacactatacaAATGATGACACGCCTAtctatacaacacaatataaatgATGACGCGCctatctatacaacactatataaATAATCACGCGCctatctatacaacactatataaATGATGTCGCGCctatctatacaacactatataaATGATGACGCGCCTATCTACACAACCTTATATAAATAATCCCGCGCctatctatacaacactatataaATGATGACGCGCCTATCTACACAACCTTATATAAATAATCCCGCGCctatctatacaacactatataaATGATGACGCGCCTATCTACACAACCTTATATAAATAATCCCGCGCctatctatacaacactatataaATGATGTCGCGGCTATctacaccactatataaatGATGACGCGCCTATCTACACAACACTATATAAATGATGTCGCGCctatctatacaacactatataaATGATGTCGCGCctatctatacaacactatataaATGATGACGCGCctatctatacaacactatataaATGATGACGCGCctatctatacaacactatataaATAATCCCGCGCCTATCTACACAatgtgtcctaggctcggttataaccggaacaaggacgttaagccccatcaatcaatcaatcaatatcTACACAATCTTACGTAAATGATCACGCGCCTATCTACACAACCTTATATAAATGACCACGCGCCTGTCTATACAATCTTATCTTTAACGCGCCGATCTACCTCATCTTATCTGTATCACGGCtattattataacattatcTATAGCGTACCTACCAACCAAACCTTATATATAACGTGCCTATCTACATGACCTGATCAAAATCCCGCATATCTTCCAAGTATTATCTGTATTGCGCCTATCTATCAGCCTTATCGCCTATCTACCTAACCTTATGTATAACGCGCCTATCTACATAACCTTATTTACAACGCGCTTATTTACCTAACATTATCTACCTTAGTTTATTTACAAGACGCCTATCTactttacattatcaataaCGCGCCGTGCTACCTAAGTTTATTGACAATGCCCCTATCTACCTAACCTTATTTATAAGGCCCTGTTTACTTAACCTTATCTACAACGCGTCTACTAcctaacattatatataatgcGCCTATCTACCTAACATTATCTATAATGCGCCTATCTAcctaacattatatataatgcGCCTATCTAcctaacattatatataatgcGCTTATCTACCTAACATTATCTATAACGCGCCTATATACCTAACATTATCTATAACGCGCCTATCTACCTAACATTATCTATAATGCGGCTATCTAcctaacattatatataatgcGGCTATCTAcctaacattatatataatgcGCCTATCTACCTAACATTATCTATAACGCGCCTATCTACTGTACCTAACATTATCTATAACACGCCTATATACCTAACATTATTATCTCTAACGCTCCTATCTACCTAAAATTATCTATAATGCGCTTATCTTTCTCTGTTTAAACAATATAAGAAAGATATTCATGAACCGTAAtgaattttaaagatatatttaaaaaaaattgtctgatAGCTCCTCTGAGGAATTCTTTTCATTGATTTTCTGTTTCCTAGACGTTTAGGCATTGCAAGCAGTAAACATGAACAGTTATTATCGCCTACGATGTTATCGTCATTTTTCTCAAATTCACCTTGTTTTGACGAATTTTTCGAATCGATATGTAAGATGTTAAACTTCTAAATAACTATAAACTCATGTGGTTTCCTTTGGATGGCCGGTACTATCAGTACATCTTAAAAACCGTTGCTTTTTTAAATAATCGGGTATGTTTAATGGATGACGAACAGTTGAAATCTATTCTGACACAATACATGGAATCGTTAATTGCAGAGTGATATAGCTCTTGCTTATAACGCAAATATGTCCTCCAAAcgtcatatacatatatatatatataagttggAAAATACCTGTCTGTAATATATTATTTCTGATCACATAGATCCATcttttaaataatataatactTTCGTACTGAAAGGGGGACAGCGGAGGGCCTCTACTCTGCGGAGGTACACAGGATGGTCGGTGGACACTTACAGGTAATCACCAAATCTATTTCTAACTTCCATTCTTAAATATGTCATAGCCATGAGTTGTCCTAatccctttatatacattaactgtGGGAGGACCTTTAATATTAAATAGTGCCCGAGTTGT from Pecten maximus chromosome 1, xPecMax1.1, whole genome shotgun sequence includes these protein-coding regions:
- the LOC117329014 gene encoding trypsin-like is translated as MIVFTGYTLLACLLTVSGRTLHLPHIFSGNHFHPVSHGHSGHSTHLTSGLWQYFLNHFGHSSHYSGSQSNHNTHHSVTTPHVNNTFGPVKPEIQPTLSTKVPGLSKPDSGTPEVGTDQSATVASVDERERFDNWKNKWLLNHLSTCGDQPIEPIFPTHRIIGGGQAVEGSWPWMVSFFSKTIRQHVCAGSIIDNQWIVSAAHCFKEFQLFFRGIPDIKEDLEVRVGLHNNTADTRDHYMQIYHADHILLHPSFKLETLDNDIALVRLDRPIVFNEHVKQVCLIGRDAKGEDSCIITGWGRQKQPVAEPGGLPKLDPSAWPNILKQAVIPVIDQTDCSDLYKDKLTSHMICAGYLDGSVDTCNGDSGGPLLCGGTQDGRWTLTGITSWGGANYKGCARKEQPGVYTKVSGYYRWILASMYSHRRI